One part of the Bdellovibrio bacteriovorus genome encodes these proteins:
- a CDS encoding potassium transporter Kup has translation MLALGALGVVFGDIGTSPLYAMRECFGEYGLAPTPENVIGILSLIFWTLVLAICIKYMAFVMRADNKGEGGILSLMALAVRSQHSKDVSRRRWVMTIIGLFGAALLYGDGMITPAISVLSAMEGLTLVAPQFSPYIIPLTIFVMNALFLMQKYGTARIGVIFGPILLIWFTVLGLLGIRGMAENLHIFEALLPHHGIEFMMANGMAGFLVLGSVFLVVTGGEALYADMGHFGKRPIRLAWFFVALPALVLNYFGQGALLLNNPEAVSNPFYMLAPKWALLPMVMLSTMATVIASQALITGVFSITRQAIQLGFCPRVNIIHTSSQEIGQIYVPIVNWSMFIGVIWLVLTFKTSSNLAAAYGIAVTGATTITTILAFEVARQKWKWSLLKSSAIFGSFLIMDLAFFGANIHKIPHGGWVPLVIGAIIYLLMTTWQKGRQILFRRLKERSMPIEDFCQKLLREPPLRAPGTAIYMAGDPWGVPAPLLHNMKHNKVLHQRVAILTIQTKEVPFVSKRDRISIQEVIPNIYRIIANYGFMEIPKMKHILEACRQRDINFNVNETTFVLGRETIIAEKGPNRPGETGMAHWRERLFAIMSKNAQRPTAFFRIPPNQVIEVGIQVEI, from the coding sequence ATGCTCGCTTTAGGCGCCCTTGGTGTGGTGTTTGGGGATATCGGTACGAGTCCTCTGTATGCCATGCGCGAGTGCTTCGGTGAATACGGCCTGGCACCCACCCCGGAAAATGTGATCGGCATCTTGTCGCTGATCTTCTGGACGCTGGTTCTTGCCATCTGTATCAAGTACATGGCTTTCGTCATGAGAGCAGACAATAAAGGGGAGGGCGGTATTCTTTCCCTGATGGCTTTGGCCGTGCGCAGCCAGCACTCGAAAGATGTTTCGCGACGTCGTTGGGTGATGACCATCATCGGTCTTTTTGGTGCGGCTTTGCTTTATGGTGACGGCATGATCACACCGGCCATCTCTGTCCTTTCCGCGATGGAAGGTCTGACTCTCGTCGCTCCTCAGTTCAGTCCGTATATTATTCCGCTGACTATCTTTGTGATGAACGCTCTTTTCCTGATGCAGAAATACGGCACGGCCCGCATTGGTGTGATCTTTGGTCCGATTCTTCTGATCTGGTTCACGGTGCTGGGGCTTTTGGGTATTCGTGGAATGGCGGAAAATCTGCATATCTTTGAGGCTCTGCTGCCGCATCATGGGATTGAGTTCATGATGGCCAACGGCATGGCAGGCTTCCTGGTGCTGGGCTCTGTGTTCCTGGTGGTGACCGGGGGTGAGGCTCTGTACGCGGATATGGGTCACTTTGGAAAAAGACCGATTCGTCTGGCTTGGTTCTTCGTGGCTTTGCCGGCATTGGTGCTGAATTATTTCGGCCAGGGGGCTTTGCTTCTGAATAATCCGGAAGCGGTTTCGAATCCCTTCTATATGCTGGCGCCGAAGTGGGCGTTGCTTCCGATGGTTATGCTGTCAACCATGGCGACGGTTATTGCCTCTCAAGCGTTGATCACGGGTGTGTTCTCGATCACGCGTCAGGCGATTCAGTTGGGCTTCTGTCCACGTGTGAATATCATCCATACCTCCAGTCAGGAGATCGGTCAGATTTACGTGCCGATCGTGAACTGGTCCATGTTCATCGGGGTGATCTGGCTGGTATTGACGTTTAAAACCTCCAGCAATCTGGCGGCGGCTTACGGTATTGCGGTGACGGGGGCGACCACCATCACAACAATCCTGGCGTTTGAAGTGGCCCGTCAAAAGTGGAAGTGGAGTCTGTTAAAGTCTTCCGCGATCTTCGGATCTTTCCTGATTATGGATCTGGCGTTCTTCGGGGCGAATATTCATAAGATCCCGCACGGTGGTTGGGTGCCGCTGGTGATTGGTGCGATCATTTACCTGTTGATGACGACCTGGCAAAAAGGGCGCCAGATTCTGTTTCGACGTCTTAAAGAGCGCTCGATGCCGATTGAGGACTTCTGTCAGAAGCTTCTGCGTGAACCGCCATTGCGTGCTCCGGGGACGGCGATATATATGGCGGGTGACCCGTGGGGTGTGCCTGCGCCATTGCTTCACAACATGAAACATAACAAAGTCCTGCATCAGCGCGTGGCCATTTTGACGATTCAGACCAAAGAAGTGCCGTTTGTTTCCAAGCGCGATCGTATTTCCATTCAGGAAGTCATTCCAAATATCTACCGCATTATTGCGAACTACGGCTTTATGGAAATCCCCAAGATGAAACATATTCTTGAGGCCTGCCGTCAGCGTGATATCAACTTCAATGTGAATGAAACGACATTTGTGCTGGGGCGAGAAACTATCATCGCGGAAAAAGGACCGAACCGTCCGGGCGAAACAGGTATGGCGCACTGGCGTGAACGTCTGTTTGCAATCATGTCCAAGAATGCCCAGCGCCCGACAGCGTTCTTCCGCATTCCGCCAAATCAGGTGATCGAAGTGGGAATTCAGGTCGAGATCTAA
- a CDS encoding NADPH-dependent FMN reductase encodes MKYIIAGTDRPDSNTLKVSKIIQGIYKDLGEAVEIIDLKELKQHLHDDIHYGKPSEALQPYLNKVLGSEGLIVVCPEYNGSMPGILKYFIDHLKFPESFEYRPVCFVGLGAMFGALRPVEHLQGVFGYRNAFIFPERVFMMNVFKIINAEGKLTDELMMSLLVKQAKGFQKFAAALKAYKLDANSFIESKKST; translated from the coding sequence ATGAAATATATCATCGCCGGCACAGACCGTCCCGATTCCAACACACTTAAAGTTTCCAAAATCATCCAGGGAATCTACAAGGATTTGGGCGAGGCTGTTGAAATCATCGATCTGAAAGAACTAAAGCAGCATCTGCATGACGACATTCACTATGGAAAACCTTCTGAAGCTTTGCAGCCATACTTGAACAAGGTTCTTGGCAGCGAGGGCCTGATTGTAGTGTGTCCGGAATACAATGGCTCTATGCCGGGCATTCTGAAGTACTTCATTGATCACTTGAAGTTCCCAGAGTCTTTCGAGTACCGTCCGGTTTGTTTTGTGGGTTTGGGTGCGATGTTTGGAGCACTTCGTCCGGTGGAGCATTTGCAAGGTGTTTTCGGATACCGCAATGCCTTTATCTTCCCAGAGCGCGTCTTTATGATGAACGTCTTTAAGATCATCAATGCCGAAGGTAAACTGACGGACGAGTTGATGATGTCCTTGTTGGTCAAGCAAGCCAAAGGATTCCAGAAGTTCGCAGCGGCCCTAAAAGCCTATAAACTGGATGCGAACTCGTTTATTGAGAGTAAGAAGTCGACGTAG
- a CDS encoding PilZ domain-containing protein, with translation MNPKNWFVLTDGQVNGPFDVQEVESRVASAKEAQIWGRGQSEWMTPIKWRQSLKDSSQVAIAANEPEGLWKVRVEGKDRPPMKYSALISFLKGMTDYSAVDVCSDNSNVWKEIYSIPRIVDDLGISRRSHPRVPMVGTLACESPKGEFSCRVISISEGGLGVNDAQNLQIGERFKGTLTSPNLFVTINTTCEVVYVGNDGYAGLRFVGLPEEFKSSIIEYVRKFAMV, from the coding sequence GTGAATCCAAAAAACTGGTTCGTGCTTACGGATGGACAGGTCAACGGCCCTTTCGATGTTCAGGAAGTGGAATCCCGTGTGGCCTCTGCCAAAGAAGCCCAGATCTGGGGTCGCGGTCAAAGCGAATGGATGACTCCGATCAAGTGGCGTCAGTCACTGAAGGATTCAAGTCAGGTGGCGATTGCCGCCAATGAACCCGAGGGACTTTGGAAAGTTCGCGTGGAAGGCAAGGACCGTCCGCCGATGAAATACTCCGCCCTGATTTCCTTCCTGAAAGGCATGACCGACTATTCCGCCGTTGATGTCTGTTCTGACAACTCGAATGTGTGGAAGGAAATCTATTCCATCCCCCGCATTGTTGACGATCTGGGCATCAGCCGCAGATCGCATCCCCGCGTACCGATGGTGGGAACCCTTGCTTGTGAAAGCCCCAAAGGCGAATTCAGTTGCCGGGTTATTTCCATCAGCGAAGGGGGCTTGGGAGTGAATGATGCCCAAAACCTGCAAATTGGCGAACGCTTCAAAGGCACTCTGACCAGTCCGAACCTGTTTGTGACTATCAACACGACTTGCGAAGTCGTCTATGTCGGAAACGACGGTTACGCCGGCCTGCGCTTCGTGGGGCTGCCGGAAGAGTTCAAAAGCTCGATCATCGAATACGTGCGCAAGTTTGCCATGGTTTAA